In bacterium, one DNA window encodes the following:
- the mnmE gene encoding tRNA uridine-5-carboxymethylaminomethyl(34) synthesis GTPase MnmE yields MSVPTRIDLAATIVAIATPIGRGGLGVIRLSGNDALTIADRVFRATTGTRLLDAAGYTVHYGRAVDPGSGIVIDEALATVFRKPHSYTGEDSVEFSTHGGPVVMRRLLAVLLSHGAVMAQPGEFTLRAFLNGRIDLTEAEAVADLIDAKTSESAAAALAQLQGALHEEIAALRAELVAALARLEMGIDFTEEDLPPEELASVRQRLHRVDERIVHLLAGYQRGRILRDGFVVVLAGPPNVGKSTLFNRLAQDERAIVTDIPGTTRDILREYINLDGWPVCLVDTAGIREATDLVEKIGVERSEGAIRSADAVIWLVDAGVDWAAQKPPASFHDLPIPWLVAVNKLDTAVDPDGAVREIAAHHAPTFRRIPAVSGLSARSGDGLDQLIAVIKQWIDQRGIGGNEAAIAINDRHRAALLRARDCVQQSLQAIETDGTPELAAFETRNAAVALGEIIGETTSEDVLAHIFAGFCIGK; encoded by the coding sequence ATGTCAGTCCCAACGCGCATCGATCTGGCCGCGACCATTGTCGCCATCGCCACGCCCATCGGACGGGGCGGACTGGGAGTGATCCGGCTTTCGGGCAATGACGCACTGACGATTGCCGATCGGGTGTTTCGCGCCACGACCGGAACGCGTCTGCTCGATGCGGCCGGGTATACGGTTCACTACGGGCGGGCGGTCGATCCAGGGTCCGGCATTGTCATCGACGAAGCATTGGCCACGGTCTTCCGCAAGCCGCACTCCTACACCGGCGAAGACTCTGTCGAATTCTCCACCCATGGCGGGCCGGTGGTGATGCGCCGGCTGCTGGCCGTGCTGCTTTCGCATGGCGCGGTGATGGCCCAGCCGGGGGAGTTCACCCTGCGCGCCTTCCTCAATGGCCGCATCGATTTGACCGAGGCCGAAGCGGTCGCCGATCTGATCGATGCCAAGACCAGCGAGTCGGCCGCCGCCGCGCTGGCGCAATTGCAGGGGGCATTGCACGAGGAGATTGCCGCGCTGCGCGCCGAACTGGTGGCGGCGCTGGCGCGTCTGGAGATGGGCATCGACTTCACCGAAGAGGACCTGCCGCCGGAGGAATTGGCGTCGGTTCGGCAGCGTCTGCATCGCGTCGACGAGCGCATCGTCCATCTGCTGGCCGGCTACCAACGCGGGCGCATTCTGCGCGATGGATTTGTAGTCGTGCTGGCCGGTCCGCCGAATGTCGGCAAGTCGACGTTGTTCAACCGGCTGGCGCAGGACGAGCGCGCCATCGTCACCGACATCCCCGGCACCACCCGCGACATCCTGCGCGAATACATCAATCTTGATGGCTGGCCGGTCTGTCTGGTCGACACCGCCGGCATCCGTGAAGCGACCGATCTGGTCGAGAAGATCGGCGTGGAGCGCTCGGAAGGGGCCATCCGTTCGGCCGATGCGGTGATCTGGCTGGTGGACGCCGGCGTCGATTGGGCTGCGCAGAAGCCGCCGGCCTCGTTCCATGATCTTCCCATTCCCTGGCTGGTGGCGGTGAACAAGCTGGACACCGCCGTCGATCCGGATGGCGCGGTGCGCGAGATCGCGGCGCATCACGCGCCGACCTTCCGACGGATTCCCGCAGTCAGCGGCCTGTCGGCGCGCTCTGGCGACGGGCTGGATCAGTTGATCGCGGTGATCAAGCAATGGATCGACCAGCGCGGCATCGGCGGCAATGAGGCGGCGATAGCGATCAACGACCGCCACCGCGCCGCGCTCCTGCGCGCCCGGGACTGCGTCCAACAATCGTTGCAGGCCATCGAGACCGACGGCACCCCCGAGCTGGCCGCCTTCGAAACCCGCAACGCCGCGGTCGCCCTGGGCGAGATCATCGGCGAGACGACCAGCGAAGATGTGCTGGCGCACATCTTCGCCGGTTTCTGCATTGGAAAATAG
- a CDS encoding GNAT family N-acetyltransferase, with translation MGLSIRTLPEGFPRLETTRLLLRAFELADASRVKLLAGDRAVAATTARIPHPYPDGEAERWIATHAIAFAEGRGVNLAIVRRGDDLLVGSIGLEIQPWHGRAEVGYWIGREFWGQGYATEALRAVLDYGFGRGLRRIWAEHFATNPASGRVLQKAGMRHEGTLRQHMLKWGEPMDCEVYGLLAEEFRRE, from the coding sequence ATGGGGCTATCGATCCGGACTTTGCCTGAAGGGTTCCCGCGGCTGGAGACCACGCGCCTGTTGTTGCGCGCCTTCGAGTTGGCCGATGCGTCCCGCGTGAAACTGCTGGCCGGCGACCGGGCCGTGGCTGCCACCACCGCCCGCATTCCGCACCCCTATCCCGACGGTGAAGCCGAGCGCTGGATCGCCACGCATGCCATCGCATTCGCCGAGGGGCGGGGGGTGAACCTGGCGATTGTGCGCCGTGGGGACGATCTGCTGGTGGGCAGCATCGGGCTTGAGATCCAGCCGTGGCATGGGCGCGCGGAAGTCGGTTATTGGATCGGCCGTGAGTTCTGGGGGCAGGGGTATGCCACCGAGGCGTTGCGCGCGGTGCTTGACTATGGGTTTGGACGCGGACTGCGCCGCATCTGGGCGGAGCATTTCGCCACCAATCCGGCCTCGGGACGAGTCCTGCAAAAGGCGGGGATGCGCCACGAGGGCACGCTGCGTCAGCACATGCTCAAGTGGGGCGAGCCGATGGACTGCGAAGTCTATGGTCTGCTGGCGGAGGAGTTTCGTCGGGAGTAA
- the mnmG gene encoding tRNA uridine-5-carboxymethylaminomethyl(34) synthesis enzyme MnmG has translation MNLTPRIIVIGGGHAGIEAAAAAATMGAQVLFITQDPAAIGRMSCNPAIGGIGKGQIVREIDALGGRMGYLADCAGIQFKVLNRRKGPAVQSSRCQCDRRLYQQAAQEDISQKANVVVRRGGVKSFLIKAGRIAGVVDQDGEQHAADAVVLCAGTFLEAVTHVGSKIEKAGRYGEPPAEGLSGQLRDLGFAVGRLKTGTPPRLAGSTIDYSLCEIQPGDEPPRGFSRRRPVTIRNQVVCWLTYTTMATHEVIGANFDRSPLFNGQISGIGPRYCPSIEDKVKKFAEKPRHQLFLEPEGMGTDEIYINGFSTSLPADVQLEALRTIPALRRVEMTRPGYAVEYDFFPPTQLKLSLETKIIYGLFFAGQINGTSGYEEAAGQGLVAGINAVLYCRAETPFVLNRAESYIGVMIDDLVTLGVDEPYRMFTSRAEHRLHLREDNAERRLTYHAVRLGLRSQREFDALRRRWDQIDRAIAAFGRTTVPGESLPYAGLRRQGGATLDQLLRIPEVRLSDLRRYHPELEDYDPDAAEEIEVAIKYRGYIERQQRQIEQFQRMESQRIPETLSYASLPGLRRESVEKFARIRPATLGQASRIPGITSADLNLLMIHLKAGNGRSEGD, from the coding sequence ATGAACTTGACGCCACGCATCATCGTCATTGGCGGGGGGCATGCCGGCATCGAGGCGGCGGCCGCGGCGGCGACCATGGGCGCCCAGGTGCTGTTCATCACCCAGGATCCGGCGGCGATCGGACGCATGTCCTGCAATCCCGCCATCGGCGGCATCGGCAAGGGACAGATCGTCCGCGAGATCGATGCCCTCGGTGGACGGATGGGGTACCTGGCCGACTGTGCCGGGATTCAGTTCAAGGTCCTCAATCGCCGCAAAGGTCCGGCGGTACAGTCCTCCCGCTGTCAGTGCGATCGACGTTTGTATCAGCAAGCGGCACAAGAAGATATATCGCAGAAAGCGAATGTCGTTGTCCGTCGCGGCGGTGTGAAATCATTCCTCATTAAAGCCGGTCGGATCGCCGGCGTTGTCGATCAGGACGGTGAGCAGCATGCGGCGGATGCCGTCGTGCTTTGCGCCGGCACCTTCCTGGAGGCCGTCACCCACGTCGGCAGCAAGATCGAGAAAGCGGGACGTTATGGCGAGCCGCCCGCCGAGGGACTTTCGGGACAGCTGCGCGATCTCGGTTTTGCAGTGGGACGTCTGAAGACTGGTACCCCGCCGCGGTTGGCGGGATCGACCATCGATTACTCGCTCTGCGAGATTCAGCCCGGCGATGAGCCGCCACGGGGATTCTCGCGACGTCGGCCGGTGACGATTCGCAATCAGGTGGTTTGCTGGCTGACCTACACTACAATGGCGACGCACGAGGTGATCGGCGCCAACTTCGACCGCTCGCCGCTGTTCAACGGTCAGATCTCCGGAATTGGGCCGCGTTATTGTCCATCGATTGAAGACAAGGTCAAGAAGTTCGCCGAGAAGCCGCGTCACCAACTCTTCCTCGAGCCGGAGGGGATGGGGACCGATGAGATCTACATCAACGGTTTCTCGACTTCGCTGCCGGCAGACGTTCAGCTGGAGGCGTTGCGGACCATCCCCGCTCTGCGCCGGGTGGAGATGACTCGACCCGGGTACGCGGTCGAATACGACTTTTTTCCGCCGACGCAACTGAAGCTGTCGCTTGAGACTAAGATCATTTACGGCCTCTTCTTCGCCGGGCAGATCAATGGGACATCCGGCTATGAGGAAGCGGCCGGCCAGGGGTTGGTGGCCGGGATCAATGCGGTGCTTTACTGCCGGGCCGAAACGCCGTTTGTTCTCAATCGTGCCGAGTCCTACATCGGCGTCATGATCGATGACCTGGTCACACTGGGAGTTGATGAGCCATACCGCATGTTCACCTCGCGCGCCGAGCATCGTCTGCATCTGCGCGAGGACAACGCCGAACGGCGTCTGACCTATCACGCGGTGCGTCTGGGGCTGCGTTCGCAGCGGGAATTTGATGCGTTGCGTCGACGCTGGGACCAGATCGACCGCGCGATCGCCGCATTCGGCAGGACCACCGTCCCGGGAGAGTCACTCCCTTATGCGGGGTTGCGTCGCCAGGGAGGCGCAACGCTGGATCAACTGCTGCGGATTCCGGAGGTGCGTCTGTCCGATCTGCGCCGGTATCATCCGGAGCTGGAAGACTACGATCCGGATGCGGCGGAGGAGATTGAGGTGGCGATCAAGTACCGCGGCTACATCGAGCGCCAGCAACGTCAGATCGAACAGTTCCAACGCATGGAGTCGCAGCGCATTCCGGAGACGTTGTCCTATGCATCGCTGCCCGGTCTGCGTCGCGAGTCGGTCGAGAAGTTCGCGCGGATCCGTCCGGCGACGCTTGGCCAGGCGTCGCGCATTCCCGGCATCACCTCGGCCGACCTCAACCTCCTGATGATTCATCTCAAGGCGGGCAATGGCCGTAGCGAAGGCGACTGA
- the rsmG gene encoding 16S rRNA (guanine(527)-N(7))-methyltransferase RsmG — MKLNPVLLAKAAGVNSIDPDALVRLEQYADLLAAANRRINLISRSSELEQEIKRQIVISLLPLRVDRTNPCRWIDIGSGGGFPVVPLAIIETGVEFIAVEAVAKKAYFIERTAQELGLANLRVIADGIERVIAKDPRPECQVVSIKAVADLPQSLAWAGELLVHGGLLFTYKPSDSVPIATVHNEKFEQLMVIDVKEVIDITSLSFVVYKKR; from the coding sequence GTGAAACTGAATCCGGTCCTGCTGGCGAAAGCCGCCGGCGTTAACTCCATTGATCCTGATGCCTTGGTGCGATTGGAGCAGTATGCCGATCTGCTGGCCGCGGCCAACCGACGGATCAATCTGATTTCCCGGTCCAGCGAGCTTGAGCAGGAGATCAAGCGGCAGATTGTCATCTCGCTTCTGCCGCTGCGAGTGGACCGCACCAATCCCTGCCGCTGGATCGACATTGGCTCCGGCGGCGGATTCCCGGTGGTCCCGCTGGCAATCATTGAGACGGGCGTCGAGTTTATTGCCGTCGAAGCGGTGGCGAAGAAGGCCTACTTTATCGAGCGCACAGCCCAGGAACTTGGCCTCGCCAATCTGCGGGTGATCGCCGATGGCATCGAGCGGGTGATAGCGAAAGATCCGCGTCCCGAATGCCAGGTAGTCAGTATCAAAGCCGTGGCGGACTTGCCGCAGAGTCTTGCGTGGGCCGGGGAGTTGCTCGTCCATGGCGGGCTACTTTTCACATACAAGCCAAGCGATTCGGTCCCCATCGCAACTGTACACAATGAGAAATTCGAACAATTGATGGTTATTGATGTTAAAGAAGTCATTGACATCACGAGCCTATCCTTCGTAGTCTACAAGAAACGATGA
- a CDS encoding AAA family ATPase, which yields MTARRIISVANQKGGVGKTTTAVNLASCLAISGKRTLLVDLDPQANSTSFLGIDKSTVTTSTYEVVINGVPVREAAIPTGVDRLDILPSAIRLVGAEVEMVEMSGRESRLKDALADSNLPYEFIIIDCPPSLNILTLNALVASGSVLIPVQTEYFALEGLGLLLDTINRIKGSLNPELEIEGVLLTMYDSRLNLSRQVEAEARKFFAGKVYQTVIQRNVRLAEAPGFGKPIVLYDMLSAGAENYVSLAKEVIAS from the coding sequence GTGACGGCACGGCGCATCATATCGGTGGCCAACCAGAAGGGCGGGGTGGGCAAGACAACCACTGCTGTCAATCTGGCAAGTTGTTTGGCGATAAGCGGTAAACGCACATTGCTTGTGGACCTCGATCCGCAGGCCAACTCGACATCATTCCTGGGCATCGACAAGTCAACAGTCACCACTTCGACTTATGAAGTGGTCATCAATGGAGTTCCGGTGCGTGAAGCGGCCATCCCCACCGGGGTGGATCGTCTCGACATTCTCCCCTCGGCGATTCGGCTGGTCGGAGCCGAGGTCGAGATGGTGGAAATGTCCGGACGTGAAAGCCGCCTGAAGGATGCCCTCGCCGACAGCAATCTCCCCTATGAGTTCATCATCATCGACTGCCCGCCATCGCTTAACATATTGACGTTGAATGCCTTAGTTGCGTCGGGATCGGTTCTGATTCCGGTGCAGACCGAGTATTTCGCCCTCGAGGGATTGGGCCTTTTGCTGGACACCATCAACCGGATCAAGGGGTCGCTTAATCCGGAACTGGAGATCGAGGGAGTGCTTTTGACCATGTACGATTCCCGTTTGAATCTTTCGCGCCAGGTCGAGGCGGAGGCGCGGAAGTTTTTTGCCGGGAAGGTTTATCAGACGGTGATCCAGCGGAATGTGCGGTTGGCGGAGGCGCCGGGGTTCGGCAAGCCGATTGTCCTGTACGACATGCTGTCGGCGGGAGCGGAGAATTACGTTTCGTTGGCCAAGGAGGTCATTGCGTCATGA
- a CDS encoding ParB/RepB/Spo0J family partition protein, whose translation MNRVALGRGLEALIPTAPAAEKPGAGVVTIPIDKVVPNPHQPRTQLDGIKLHELADSIRAHGVLQPIIVKQVGEHYQLIAGERRWTAAKTAGLVEIPAIIPEASTPEAELEWALIENLQREDLSVLDEAAGYQKLSHLFGYTQEEIAQRVGKDRSTVANTLRLLSLPEAVREKIGGGKLTAGHARALLALPSAAEQIKLANRVVSESLSVRKTEEIVYGRPKRMLSRAKKRSPELEAVEQTLRRRLGATVHILESKKRGRIVIDYYGHDDLNRILDVMGLS comes from the coding sequence ATGAATCGGGTCGCGTTGGGACGGGGGTTGGAGGCGTTGATACCGACGGCGCCGGCGGCGGAGAAGCCGGGCGCGGGCGTTGTCACTATACCGATTGATAAGGTTGTTCCCAATCCGCATCAGCCGCGCACGCAGCTGGACGGGATCAAGCTGCACGAGCTGGCCGACTCGATCCGTGCGCATGGCGTGCTGCAGCCGATCATCGTCAAGCAGGTCGGCGAGCACTATCAACTGATCGCCGGCGAGCGTCGCTGGACGGCGGCGAAGACCGCGGGGCTTGTCGAGATTCCCGCGATCATCCCCGAGGCCTCGACCCCCGAAGCCGAACTTGAATGGGCGCTGATCGAAAACCTCCAGCGCGAGGACTTAAGCGTGCTCGATGAGGCGGCCGGCTACCAGAAGCTCTCGCACTTGTTCGGCTACACGCAGGAGGAGATCGCCCAACGGGTAGGCAAGGACCGTTCGACGGTGGCCAACACCCTGCGTCTGCTCTCGCTGCCGGAGGCGGTGCGTGAGAAGATCGGCGGCGGCAAGCTGACCGCGGGGCATGCGCGCGCGCTGTTGGCGCTGCCGTCGGCGGCCGAGCAGATCAAGCTGGCCAACCGTGTGGTCTCCGAGTCGCTCTCGGTGCGCAAGACCGAGGAAATCGTCTACGGCCGTCCCAAGCGCATGCTCTCGCGGGCGAAGAAACGCTCTCCCGAGCTGGAGGCGGTCGAGCAGACGCTGCGCCGCCGTCTGGGCGCCACGGTGCACATCCTCGAGTCGAAAAAGCGCGGCCGTATTGTGATCGATTACTATGGCCATGATGATCTCAATCGCATCCTCGATGTGATGGGCCTGTCGTAG
- a CDS encoding class I SAM-dependent rRNA methyltransferase, translating to MTAVADLTLKPGRDKPVRHRHPWIFSGAIAGLRGQAEPGDMVQVRAANGEPLAVGYYNPHSQIVVRLLAWDPAATIDDAWWGRMIAESVARRSALARSDDTNAYRLVYAEADGLPGLIVDRYDDILVCQFLTAGIERARPVIVEALAALLRPRAILDQSDNEIRQVEGLPPASGALRGEAPSESIAIRENGFSYRVDFRSGQKTGFYLDQRTNRARVARHASGRAILDCFCYTGGFTVPALAAGAAAATCVDSSAPALQMLTANVSALGEKAHSVETICGNVFEVLRKFRDQARQFDLIVLDPPKLAAAQTQVTKALRAYKDLNLLALKLLTPGGILASFSCSGTVTRAAFQEAVAWASTDAGRSVRILEQLGQGEDHPLLISFPESEYLKGLIARVD from the coding sequence ATGACCGCCGTTGCCGATTTGACGCTCAAACCCGGACGGGACAAACCGGTCCGCCACCGCCATCCGTGGATCTTCTCCGGAGCGATCGCCGGACTGCGCGGCCAGGCCGAGCCGGGGGATATGGTACAAGTCCGCGCCGCAAATGGCGAGCCCCTCGCCGTTGGGTACTACAACCCCCACTCGCAGATTGTCGTGCGACTCCTGGCCTGGGACCCGGCGGCAACGATCGATGACGCCTGGTGGGGACGGATGATTGCCGAGTCGGTGGCGCGACGTTCCGCCCTGGCCCGGTCCGATGACACCAACGCCTACCGCCTGGTCTACGCCGAGGCCGATGGCCTGCCGGGGCTGATCGTCGATCGCTACGATGACATTCTGGTTTGTCAGTTCCTCACCGCCGGCATCGAACGCGCCCGTCCCGTTATCGTCGAGGCCCTGGCCGCTCTCCTTCGCCCGCGGGCGATTCTCGACCAAAGCGACAACGAGATCCGTCAGGTCGAAGGCCTGCCGCCCGCCTCCGGCGCGCTCAGGGGAGAGGCGCCATCGGAGTCGATCGCGATTCGCGAGAACGGTTTCAGCTACCGGGTCGATTTCCGTTCGGGACAGAAAACCGGATTCTATCTCGACCAACGCACCAACCGCGCCCGCGTTGCCCGCCATGCCTCAGGACGCGCGATCCTCGACTGTTTCTGCTACACCGGCGGGTTCACCGTCCCGGCGCTTGCCGCCGGCGCCGCCGCGGCCACCTGCGTCGACTCCTCCGCGCCCGCCCTGCAGATGCTGACGGCCAATGTCTCCGCGCTGGGGGAGAAGGCGCATTCGGTCGAGACAATTTGCGGCAACGTCTTCGAGGTGCTGCGCAAGTTCCGTGATCAGGCACGCCAATTCGATTTGATCGTCCTCGATCCTCCCAAGCTGGCGGCGGCGCAGACGCAGGTCACCAAGGCGCTTCGCGCGTATAAGGATTTGAACCTCTTGGCCTTAAAGCTTCTGACCCCGGGCGGCATCCTCGCCAGTTTCTCTTGCTCCGGCACGGTGACACGGGCCGCGTTTCAGGAGGCGGTCGCCTGGGCGTCCACCGATGCGGGACGGTCGGTCCGCATCCTCGAACAATTGGGGCAGGGCGAGGATCACCCGCTACTGATCTCATTCCCCGAATCGGAGTATCTCAAGGGCCTCATCGCCCGCGTCGACTGA